The Cytophagia bacterium CHB2 nucleotide sequence CCGCCTGGCCGTCTTTCAGCTTCACTTTTTGTCTTGGTGTTGGAGCAAAAACACCGTTTCTGTAAATAGCGCGAATGGCGGTTTCCATAACTATGCCTCGACTAAGAATTGCATTGATCTGATGGCTTTCACTTTCTACTCAGAATTCCAGCTTTAATCAAGCATTTTTTAAGACACCACAACGGTTCCTGTCTTACCCAACCAAGCTTCTTCAAACGCCTCGATCGAAGTGATCAGCACGCGCCTGCCCCCGCTCTCCAAAAAATTAATCGCCCCGCGCACCTTTGGCCCCATGCTGCCCGGCGGAAAATGGCCTTCCGCGTAGTAAGCTTTCAATTCGGCGAGAGTGAGATGATCAAGCCATCTCTCGTTGGGCTGCTTGAAATTGATCGCGACCTTCTCCACCGGCGTCAAAATGGCAAGCTCGTCCGCGCCAATGTCTTTGCCCAGAACCGCTGCCGCAAGATCCTTGTCGATCACGGCATTTATGCCTTCCAGGCGTTCCTCGCGTTCGTGATGATCGAGATAAACCGGAATGCCGCCGCCGCCGGCCGCAATCACGACGTGACCGCTTTGCACCAACTCGCGAATAACGTTGCGCTCGACAATGGCCAGGGGCTCGGGCGAGGGCACAACACGGCGCCAGCCGCGGCCAACATCTTCTTTCATCGCCCAACCCAAGCGTTCACGCAGCTCAGCGACTTGTTCGGCGCTGTAAACCGGCCCGACAAACTTCGAGGGTTGTTTGATCGAGGGATCATCGGGATGCACCACGACCTGCGTGACAATCGTGACGACTTCCTTCTCCAGGCCATGACGATGCAGCATATTCAACAATGATTGTTGAATCATATAACCCATGCCGCCCTGCAAATCCGCCACAATCACGCCAAGCGGCAACGGCGGCAGCAAATGGCGCGTCGCTTCCACGCGCCTCAGCGCGTTGCCGACTTGCGGGCCGTTGCCATGCACGATGACGGCTTCATATCCTTCCTCAATCAGCCGCACCAGGCCTTTCAAACTGCGGCGTGTATTGGCAAACTGCTGATAGATGTTGCCGTCTTCAAACTCGCGCGTGATGGCGTTGCCACCAAGGGCGACGACAATACACTTTTGCAACATGACTTAAACAAAACGTTTCAGAGCCTCGGCAAGATCGGGTTGGCCGATCTCCTGAAGCTCGTAGGTCACCCGCGTCGAGGGTTTGTTGATGAGCAGCAACCGCCGCAGATCAATGGGTGTGGCAATAATCACGCTGTCGCAATCCGTGGCATTGATCGTTGCTTCCAGATCGCGGATTTGTTGCTCGCCGTATCCCATCGCGGGCAACAATGCACCAATGCCGGGATAATGTTTGAACGTGTCGA carries:
- the arcC gene encoding carbamate kinase translates to MQKCIVVALGGNAITREFEDGNIYQQFANTRRSLKGLVRLIEEGYEAVIVHGNGPQVGNALRRVEATRHLLPPLPLGVIVADLQGGMGYMIQQSLLNMLHRHGLEKEVVTIVTQVVVHPDDPSIKQPSKFVGPVYSAEQVAELRERLGWAMKEDVGRGWRRVVPSPEPLAIVERNVIRELVQSGHVVIAAGGGGIPVYLDHHEREERLEGINAVIDKDLAAAVLGKDIGADELAILTPVEKVAINFKQPNERWLDHLTLAELKAYYAEGHFPPGSMGPKVRGAINFLESGGRRVLITSIEAFEEAWLGKTGTVVVS